One window of the Anaeromyxobacter dehalogenans 2CP-C genome contains the following:
- a CDS encoding sigma-54-dependent transcriptional regulator: MSPLVLVVDDESPNLESLGKIFEREGWRVALAGSGAAALEVLRRERAAVVVTDLMMPGMSGDELLRAVKTVSPESEVVVMTAYGTVEAAVAAMKQGAYDFITKPVKRHAIVKAVRQALERASLVAENRALKARLAELAPGGAGALLGDAPAFRAVLEILRQAAPTQATVLLLGESGTGKELAARLVHDLSPRAAGPFVPIHCAAIPETLLESELFGHEKGAFTGAVARKDGRFERAHGGTLFLDEIGEMSPAVQVKLLRFLQDGVLERVGGNEPVRVDVRVVAATNKDLAAEVKAGRFREDLFYRLDVVRVRLPPLRERREDVPLLAMAFLRRMAERNGKPISGFTPGAMAALERYAWPGNVRELQHAIERAVVLTRADVVEVGDLPEAIRAAGPAAEAAPPAGPAGAPVLTVPLGTSMDEIERRVIRETLRHTHGDKNLAAQLLGIAARTIYRKLDRDEDGRLLGPPEGGGEGAE, translated from the coding sequence GTGTCCCCACTCGTCCTGGTCGTCGATGACGAGAGCCCGAACCTCGAGTCGCTCGGCAAGATCTTCGAGCGCGAGGGCTGGCGCGTGGCGCTCGCCGGCTCCGGCGCCGCCGCGCTGGAGGTGCTCCGCCGCGAGCGCGCCGCGGTGGTGGTCACCGACCTGATGATGCCGGGCATGAGCGGCGACGAGCTGCTCCGCGCGGTGAAGACGGTGTCGCCCGAGTCCGAGGTGGTGGTGATGACCGCCTACGGCACCGTGGAGGCGGCGGTCGCCGCCATGAAGCAGGGCGCCTACGACTTCATCACCAAGCCGGTGAAGCGCCACGCCATCGTGAAGGCGGTGCGCCAGGCGCTGGAGCGCGCCTCGCTGGTCGCGGAGAACCGCGCGCTGAAGGCGCGCCTGGCCGAGCTCGCGCCGGGCGGCGCGGGCGCGCTCCTCGGCGACGCGCCCGCGTTCCGCGCGGTGCTCGAGATCCTGCGCCAGGCCGCCCCGACGCAGGCGACCGTGCTGCTGCTCGGCGAGAGCGGCACCGGCAAGGAGCTCGCCGCGCGCCTGGTGCACGACCTGTCGCCGCGCGCCGCCGGTCCGTTCGTGCCCATCCACTGCGCCGCCATCCCGGAGACGCTGCTCGAGTCCGAGCTGTTCGGCCACGAGAAGGGCGCGTTCACCGGCGCGGTGGCGCGCAAGGACGGGCGCTTCGAGCGGGCCCACGGCGGCACGCTGTTCCTCGACGAGATCGGCGAGATGTCGCCCGCGGTGCAGGTGAAGCTGCTGCGGTTCCTGCAGGACGGGGTGCTCGAGCGCGTGGGCGGGAACGAGCCGGTGCGCGTGGACGTGCGGGTGGTGGCCGCGACGAACAAGGACCTCGCCGCCGAGGTGAAGGCGGGCCGGTTCCGCGAGGACCTGTTCTACCGGCTCGACGTGGTGCGGGTGCGACTCCCGCCGCTCCGCGAGCGGCGCGAGGACGTGCCGCTGCTCGCCATGGCGTTCCTGCGGCGCATGGCCGAGCGCAACGGGAAGCCGATCTCCGGCTTCACGCCCGGTGCGATGGCCGCGCTGGAGCGGTACGCCTGGCCGGGGAACGTGCGCGAGCTGCAGCACGCCATCGAGCGCGCCGTGGTGCTCACCCGCGCCGACGTGGTCGAGGTGGGCGACCTGCCGGAGGCCATCCGCGCCGCGGGACCCGCCGCCGAGGCCGCGCCGCCCGCCGGTCCGGCCGGCGCCCCGGTGCTGACGGTGCCGCTCGGCACGTCCATGGACGAGATCGAGCGGCGCGTGATCCGCGAGACGCTCCGCCACACGCACGGTGACAAGAACCTGGCGGCTCAGCTCCTCGGCATCGCCGCGCGGACCATCTACCGGAAGCTCGATCGCGACGAGGATGGGCGCCTCCTCGGCCCGCCGGAGGGCGGCGGCGAGGGCGCGGAGTAG
- the rpmE gene encoding 50S ribosomal protein L31 — protein MKEGIHPDYKATKVLCACGNVIETRSVRGDFHIEICSNCHPFFTGKQKIMDTAGRIERFKTRYAATPAKAEPAKKAPAAEPAKKVEAAKENRAAKRAKAGKSKKSEAAPAAEAPAADAKPE, from the coding sequence ATGAAGGAAGGCATCCACCCCGACTACAAGGCCACGAAGGTCCTCTGCGCCTGCGGGAACGTCATCGAGACCCGCTCCGTGCGCGGCGACTTCCACATCGAGATCTGCTCGAACTGCCACCCGTTCTTCACGGGCAAGCAGAAGATCATGGACACGGCCGGCCGCATCGAGCGCTTCAAGACGCGCTATGCCGCCACCCCGGCCAAGGCCGAGCCCGCCAAGAAGGCGCCCGCCGCCGAGCCCGCGAAGAAGGTCGAGGCGGCCAAGGAGAACCGCGCCGCGAAGCGCGCCAAGGCCGGCAAGAGCAAGAAGTCCGAGGCCGCCCCGGCCGCCGAGGCGCCCGCCGCCGACGCGAAGCCCGAGTAG
- the rho gene encoding transcription termination factor Rho has translation MPAPAPTATSSTSSLTELKHMKVAELAKLARDLNVEAAGALKKQDLIFAILQAQSKAAEAAKEEMEVGGEGTLEVLPDGFGFLRSPDFSYLPGPDDIYVSPSQIRRFNLRTGDTVRGTVRQPKEGERYFALLKVDSINGEPPEESQAKVLFDNLTPLYPTQRLTLEHDPAEMTTRVVDLFAPIGKGQRCLIVSPPRAGKTVLLQNIAHAVTTNHPECTLIVLLIDERPEEVTDMERTVRGEVVASTFDEPATRHVQVAEMVIEKARRLVEHKKDVVILLDSITRLARAYNSTVPPSGKILSGGVDSNALHKPKRFFGAARNIEEGGSLTIIGTALVDTGSRMDEVIFEEFKGTGNSEIVLDRKLMEKRIFPCMDIGKSGTRKEELLLPADWLSKIYILRQTILNGLDNVEAMKFILDKFRQVKNHDEFFKMMVGGGK, from the coding sequence ATGCCCGCACCCGCACCGACAGCCACGTCGAGCACGTCCAGCCTCACCGAGCTCAAGCACATGAAGGTCGCGGAGCTCGCCAAGCTGGCGCGCGACCTCAACGTCGAGGCCGCGGGCGCGCTCAAGAAGCAGGACCTCATCTTCGCGATCCTCCAGGCGCAGTCGAAGGCGGCCGAGGCGGCGAAGGAGGAGATGGAGGTCGGCGGCGAGGGGACGCTCGAGGTGCTGCCCGACGGCTTCGGCTTCCTGCGCAGCCCGGACTTCTCCTACCTGCCGGGCCCCGACGACATCTACGTCTCGCCCTCGCAGATCCGCCGCTTCAACCTGCGCACCGGCGACACGGTGCGCGGCACGGTGCGCCAGCCCAAGGAAGGCGAGCGCTACTTCGCGCTGCTCAAGGTGGACAGCATCAACGGCGAGCCGCCCGAGGAGAGCCAGGCGAAGGTCCTGTTCGACAACCTCACGCCGCTCTACCCGACGCAGCGCCTGACGCTCGAGCACGATCCCGCCGAGATGACCACCCGGGTGGTGGACCTGTTCGCGCCCATCGGCAAGGGGCAGCGCTGCCTCATCGTCTCGCCGCCGCGCGCCGGCAAGACGGTGCTGCTCCAGAACATCGCCCACGCCGTCACCACCAATCACCCGGAGTGCACCCTCATCGTGCTGCTCATCGACGAGCGGCCCGAGGAGGTCACCGACATGGAGCGGACGGTGCGGGGCGAGGTGGTCGCCTCCACCTTCGACGAGCCCGCCACCCGCCACGTGCAGGTGGCGGAGATGGTGATCGAGAAGGCCCGGCGCCTGGTCGAGCACAAGAAGGACGTGGTGATCCTGCTCGACTCGATCACCCGCCTCGCGCGCGCCTACAACTCGACCGTGCCGCCCTCCGGGAAGATCCTCTCCGGCGGCGTGGACTCGAACGCGCTGCACAAGCCGAAGCGCTTCTTCGGCGCGGCCCGCAACATCGAGGAGGGCGGCTCGCTCACCATCATCGGCACCGCGCTGGTGGACACGGGCAGCCGCATGGACGAGGTGATCTTCGAGGAGTTCAAGGGCACCGGGAACTCCGAGATCGTGCTCGACCGCAAGCTGATGGAGAAGCGCATCTTCCCCTGCATGGACATCGGGAAGAGCGGCACGCGCAAGGAGGAGCTGCTCCTGCCGGCCGACTGGCTCTCGAAGATCTACATCCTGCGCCAGACCATCCTGAACGGCCTCGACAACGTCGAGGCGATGAAGTTCATCCTGGACAAGTTCCGCCAGGTGAAGAACCACGACGAGTTCTTCAAGATGATGGTCGGCGGCGGCAAGTAG
- a CDS encoding type IV pilin protein, which translates to MKKVRCSAAGFTLIELMTVVAIIGILASVAIPLSVRASLRAKASERNELMLRVKAGAMEVFVQNGNFPGGHLLADFQPPLPSSTGKRPIDFRAGGWSVIFPAGQEILGNVYYSFRAEAWGQRGEEPPTIEVRAVGDLDGDGTPSTALMTFKLIEGGFRLIEAESSYSESYETF; encoded by the coding sequence GTGAAGAAGGTCCGATGCTCGGCCGCAGGGTTCACGCTCATCGAGCTCATGACGGTGGTGGCGATCATCGGGATCCTCGCCAGCGTCGCGATTCCGTTGTCGGTGCGGGCGTCGCTCCGGGCCAAGGCGTCGGAGCGCAACGAGCTCATGCTGCGGGTGAAGGCCGGCGCGATGGAGGTCTTCGTCCAGAACGGGAACTTCCCGGGCGGGCACCTGCTCGCGGACTTCCAGCCGCCGCTCCCATCGTCCACCGGCAAGCGTCCCATCGACTTCCGGGCGGGCGGCTGGAGCGTCATCTTCCCGGCCGGGCAGGAGATCCTTGGCAACGTGTACTACTCGTTCCGCGCCGAAGCCTGGGGGCAGCGCGGCGAGGAGCCCCCGACCATCGAGGTTCGCGCAGTCGGCGACCTCGATGGGGACGGCACACCCAGCACCGCGCTCATGACGTTCAAGCTCATCGAGGGCGGGTTCCGCCTCATCGAGGCCGAGTCGTCGTACTCCGAGTCGTACGAGACGTTCTGA
- the ligA gene encoding NAD-dependent DNA ligase LigA, producing MKKADAAARARDLRERIRAADHAYYVLDQPVLADAEYDRLMHELQAIEAEHPELVTADSPTQRVSGAPSERFERVVHREPMLSLGNVQSDDELHEFDARVRRLLGLPEGEAVGYVVEPKLDGLAVELVYRDGAFTGGSTRGDGVNGEDVTANLRVVGGLGANRGVPHALEGTPPPRVEVRGEVLLFKEHFEAMNRQLVRAGDEPFANPRNAAAGTLRQLDWRVTARRPLSFVAYEALVPGGDPWRTHWEKLEALAAWGFETNPENRRCRGLGEVLAYRDRMAERRFELPYDTDGIVVKVDDLDWRRRLGAASKFPRWAVAFKYPPQEEATRIRRIWASVGRTGVLTPVVDFDPVRLSGAMVARATLHNEDEMRRKDILEGDWVLVRRAGEVIPEVVKPLPERRTGEERPFRFPAECPVCGARVVREEGEKVYRCTGAACPAQLVGRICHFAQRRALDIEGLGEKLAAGLVERGQVKDFADLYAVPFEVWQQLFSRPRKEQDAGAARELPEKSAQNMVAALERSRSTTLRRFLFALGIPQVGEATAATLARHFGDLARILDADEEALKGVRDVGPETASEIRAWTQEPQNRRVVERLLAAGVRPEPEVVEARGPFAGKTVVLTGGLSAMSRDDAKAEVERRGGKVSGSVSRKTDLVVAGEEAGSKLEKARSLGVRVVGEEEFVRLLKE from the coding sequence ATGAAGAAGGCCGACGCCGCGGCGCGCGCCCGCGACCTGCGCGAACGGATCCGCGCGGCGGACCACGCCTACTACGTCCTCGACCAGCCCGTCCTCGCCGACGCCGAGTACGACCGGCTGATGCACGAGTTGCAGGCGATCGAGGCCGAGCACCCGGAGCTCGTCACCGCGGACTCGCCCACGCAGCGGGTCTCCGGCGCGCCCTCGGAGCGCTTCGAGCGCGTGGTGCACCGCGAGCCCATGCTCTCGCTCGGCAACGTGCAGAGCGACGACGAGCTGCACGAGTTCGACGCGCGCGTGCGCCGGCTGCTGGGGCTGCCCGAGGGAGAGGCGGTCGGCTACGTGGTGGAGCCGAAGCTCGACGGGCTCGCGGTGGAGCTGGTGTACCGCGACGGCGCGTTCACGGGCGGCTCCACCCGCGGCGACGGCGTCAACGGCGAGGACGTCACCGCGAACCTCCGGGTGGTGGGCGGCCTGGGCGCGAACCGCGGCGTGCCGCACGCGCTCGAGGGGACCCCGCCGCCGCGGGTCGAGGTCCGCGGCGAGGTGCTGCTGTTCAAGGAGCACTTCGAGGCGATGAACCGGCAGCTGGTCCGCGCCGGCGACGAGCCGTTCGCGAACCCGCGCAACGCCGCCGCCGGGACGCTGCGCCAGCTCGACTGGCGCGTCACCGCCCGCCGCCCGCTCTCCTTCGTCGCCTACGAGGCGCTGGTGCCGGGCGGCGATCCCTGGCGCACGCACTGGGAGAAGCTGGAGGCGCTCGCCGCCTGGGGCTTCGAGACCAACCCGGAGAACCGCCGTTGCCGCGGCCTCGGCGAGGTGCTCGCCTACCGCGACCGCATGGCCGAGCGCCGCTTCGAGCTGCCCTACGACACCGACGGCATCGTGGTGAAGGTGGACGACCTCGACTGGCGGCGCCGGCTGGGCGCGGCCTCGAAGTTCCCGCGCTGGGCCGTCGCCTTCAAGTACCCGCCGCAGGAGGAGGCCACCCGGATCCGCCGCATCTGGGCGTCGGTGGGCCGCACCGGCGTGCTGACGCCGGTGGTGGACTTCGACCCGGTCCGCCTCTCCGGCGCGATGGTCGCGCGCGCCACGCTGCACAACGAGGACGAGATGCGCCGCAAGGACATCCTCGAGGGCGACTGGGTCCTGGTGCGGCGCGCCGGCGAGGTGATCCCGGAGGTGGTGAAGCCGCTCCCGGAGCGCCGCACCGGCGAGGAGCGGCCGTTCCGGTTCCCGGCCGAGTGCCCGGTGTGCGGCGCGCGGGTGGTGCGCGAGGAGGGCGAGAAGGTCTACCGCTGCACCGGCGCCGCCTGCCCGGCGCAGCTCGTGGGCCGGATCTGCCACTTCGCGCAGCGCCGCGCCCTCGACATCGAGGGGCTGGGCGAGAAGCTCGCCGCGGGCCTGGTGGAGCGCGGGCAGGTGAAGGACTTCGCCGATCTGTACGCGGTGCCGTTCGAGGTCTGGCAGCAGCTGTTCAGCCGCCCGCGCAAGGAGCAGGACGCGGGGGCGGCGCGCGAGCTGCCCGAGAAGAGCGCGCAGAACATGGTCGCGGCGCTGGAGCGATCGCGGAGCACCACGCTGCGGCGGTTCCTGTTCGCGCTCGGCATCCCGCAGGTCGGCGAGGCGACCGCGGCGACGCTGGCCCGCCACTTCGGCGACCTCGCCCGGATCCTGGACGCGGACGAGGAGGCGCTGAAGGGCGTCCGCGACGTGGGCCCGGAGACCGCGTCGGAGATCCGCGCCTGGACCCAGGAGCCGCAGAACCGGCGGGTGGTCGAGCGGCTGCTCGCCGCGGGGGTGCGGCCGGAGCCCGAGGTGGTGGAGGCGCGCGGCCCGTTCGCCGGCAAGACGGTGGTGCTCACGGGCGGCCTGTCGGCGATGTCGCGCGACGACGCGAAGGCCGAGGTCGAGCGGCGCGGGGGCAAGGTGTCGGGCAGCGTCTCGCGGAAGACCGACCTGGTCGTGGCGGGCGAGGAGGCCGGCTCCAAGCTGGAGAAGGCGAGATCGCTGGGCGTGCGGGTCGTCGGCGAGGAGGAGTTCGTGCGCCTGCTGAAGGAGTGA
- a CDS encoding acylphosphatase, translating to MADRVRARIVVSGRVQGVAFRQSAADEGRRLGVKGWVRNLPDGRVEAEVEGERAAVGALVRWCHAGPPAARVDGVEVEWVDPAGDLGAFEIRF from the coding sequence ATGGCCGATCGGGTGCGCGCGCGCATCGTGGTGTCCGGCCGCGTCCAGGGCGTGGCCTTCCGCCAGTCCGCGGCGGACGAGGGGCGCCGCCTGGGCGTGAAGGGCTGGGTCCGCAACCTGCCCGACGGACGCGTGGAGGCGGAGGTCGAGGGCGAGCGCGCCGCGGTGGGCGCGCTCGTCCGGTGGTGCCACGCGGGCCCGCCCGCCGCGCGGGTGGACGGGGTCGAGGTGGAGTGGGTGGATCCCGCCGGCGACCTGGGCGCGTTCGAGATCCGGTTCTGA
- a CDS encoding TIGR03960 family B12-binding radical SAM protein — translation MKTDLALSSSALDELVLQAQKPSRYVGAEFGAVVKDLSAARVRFALAFPDTYEVGMSNLGFRLLYHLLNDRPEIACERVFLPWPDMEGMLRARGLPLFTLESRAAVRGFDVLGITLQFELAYTSALAMLDLSGIPLLARERGDEDPLVLAGGPCAFNPEPVADFFDAFAVGEGEEVALEIADAVAESGFRRGGATRPELLRRLARIPGVYVPSLFAPRYDPSSRTLAAIEPLLPGYEKVERRVMPDLNALPTSAYTRPLVPFMQTVHDRLPIELQRGCTRGCRFCQVGMITRPTRQRDPKQVLALAETGLRASGYEEVGLLSLSSGDYGALNGLLDDFLARWEGERIAMSLPSLRTETMNEALAQKIARIRKTGFTLAPEAATERMRAVINKGNREEDLLRAVESIFGNGWSLLKLYFMIGLPEERDEDVVAIAELAKRCLAAARRVLPKGEGSPAIHLGASTFVPKPFTPFQWEPMIPPEETRRRQALVTAALGGRNGAIQFKPHDSRQSSIEGALALGDRRVGTAVLAAYRRGQRLDGWSEWFDERNWLAAFEECEREHGVGLDWFAHRRRRLDEVLPWDRIDCGVTKAYLQKQLAAARNLAEVADCVLEPCTVCGACDYEVVKNRTYEAKDYVPEPPRPSRPADPPVRTLVRVRYAKLGRLVALSHLETMHALLRAVRRAGLPVAYSQGYHPKPRVSFGPALPVGLESLCEHLDLDLLGAVDPQEVLARLAPELPEGLKVQEAHVLDPHAPSISEAQRAVHYRAEFPRETWDEPALEARVAAFRDADQSVVTRAAPPRPRGKGRGQKVAARKQREIDLKDIVTHLAVEGPGAVAFSLRADPSGSAKPAEVLAAIFGEDGTPPRGVKVLKEGVSFARSGHGRPEPSQPRAPRYLDA, via the coding sequence ATGAAGACCGACCTCGCGCTCTCCTCGTCCGCGCTCGACGAGCTCGTCCTCCAGGCGCAGAAGCCCTCCCGCTACGTCGGCGCCGAGTTCGGCGCGGTGGTGAAGGACCTCTCCGCCGCCCGCGTCCGCTTCGCCCTGGCGTTCCCCGACACGTACGAGGTCGGGATGTCCAACCTGGGCTTCCGGCTGCTGTACCACCTGCTCAACGACCGGCCGGAGATCGCGTGCGAGCGCGTGTTCCTGCCGTGGCCGGACATGGAGGGCATGCTCCGCGCGCGCGGCCTCCCGCTGTTCACGCTCGAGTCGCGGGCGGCGGTGCGCGGGTTCGACGTGCTCGGCATCACGCTCCAGTTCGAGCTCGCCTACACGAGCGCGCTCGCCATGCTGGACCTCTCCGGCATCCCGCTGCTCGCGCGCGAGCGCGGCGACGAGGACCCGCTGGTGCTGGCCGGCGGCCCGTGCGCGTTCAACCCGGAGCCGGTGGCGGACTTCTTCGACGCGTTCGCGGTGGGGGAGGGCGAGGAGGTCGCGCTGGAGATCGCCGACGCGGTCGCGGAGAGCGGCTTCCGCCGCGGCGGCGCGACGCGCCCGGAGCTGCTCCGGCGCCTGGCGCGCATCCCCGGCGTCTACGTGCCCTCGCTGTTCGCGCCGCGCTACGACCCGAGCTCGCGGACGCTCGCCGCGATCGAGCCGCTCCTGCCCGGCTACGAGAAGGTCGAGCGCCGGGTGATGCCGGACCTGAACGCGCTCCCGACCAGCGCGTACACCCGCCCGCTCGTCCCGTTCATGCAGACCGTGCACGACCGGCTCCCCATCGAGCTGCAGCGCGGCTGCACCCGCGGCTGCCGCTTCTGCCAGGTCGGCATGATCACGCGCCCGACCCGCCAGCGCGATCCGAAGCAGGTGCTGGCGCTGGCCGAGACCGGCCTGCGCGCCTCCGGCTACGAGGAGGTGGGGCTGCTCTCGCTGTCGTCGGGCGACTACGGCGCGCTGAACGGGCTCCTCGACGACTTCCTGGCGCGCTGGGAGGGCGAGCGGATCGCGATGAGCCTGCCCTCGCTCCGCACCGAGACGATGAACGAGGCGCTCGCCCAGAAGATCGCCCGCATCCGCAAGACCGGCTTCACGCTCGCGCCGGAGGCCGCCACCGAGCGCATGCGCGCGGTGATCAACAAGGGCAACCGCGAGGAGGACCTGCTCCGCGCGGTCGAGTCGATCTTCGGGAACGGCTGGTCGCTCCTGAAGCTCTACTTCATGATCGGGCTCCCGGAGGAGCGCGACGAGGACGTGGTCGCCATCGCCGAGCTGGCGAAGCGCTGCCTCGCGGCCGCGCGGCGCGTGCTGCCCAAGGGCGAGGGCTCGCCGGCGATCCACCTCGGCGCGTCCACCTTCGTGCCGAAGCCGTTCACGCCGTTCCAGTGGGAGCCGATGATCCCGCCCGAGGAGACGCGCCGCCGGCAGGCGCTCGTCACCGCGGCGCTGGGCGGCCGGAACGGCGCGATCCAGTTCAAGCCGCACGACTCGCGGCAGTCGTCCATCGAGGGCGCGCTCGCGCTCGGCGATCGCCGCGTCGGCACCGCGGTGCTCGCCGCGTACCGCCGCGGCCAGCGCCTCGACGGCTGGAGCGAGTGGTTCGACGAGCGGAACTGGCTCGCCGCCTTCGAGGAGTGCGAGCGCGAGCACGGCGTCGGGCTGGACTGGTTCGCGCACCGCCGCCGGCGGCTCGACGAGGTGCTGCCCTGGGACCGCATCGACTGCGGCGTCACCAAGGCCTACCTCCAGAAGCAGCTCGCGGCCGCCCGCAACCTCGCCGAGGTGGCGGACTGCGTGCTCGAGCCGTGCACGGTGTGCGGCGCCTGCGACTACGAGGTCGTGAAGAACCGCACCTACGAGGCGAAGGACTACGTCCCGGAGCCCCCGCGCCCGTCGCGCCCGGCGGACCCGCCGGTCCGCACGCTGGTGCGCGTCCGCTACGCCAAGCTCGGGCGGCTGGTGGCGCTCTCGCACCTCGAGACCATGCACGCCCTGCTGCGCGCCGTCCGGCGCGCCGGGCTGCCGGTGGCGTACTCGCAGGGCTACCACCCGAAGCCGCGCGTCTCGTTCGGTCCGGCGCTCCCGGTCGGCCTCGAGAGCCTCTGCGAGCACCTGGATCTGGATCTCCTCGGCGCGGTTGACCCGCAGGAGGTCCTGGCGCGGCTCGCGCCCGAGCTCCCGGAAGGGCTGAAGGTGCAGGAGGCCCACGTCCTCGACCCGCACGCACCGTCCATCTCCGAGGCGCAGCGGGCCGTCCATTACCGCGCCGAGTTTCCTCGGGAAACCTGGGACGAGCCGGCCCTCGAGGCTCGGGTCGCCGCGTTCCGCGACGCGGACCAGTCGGTCGTGACCCGCGCGGCGCCGCCCAGGCCCCGCGGAAAGGGTCGGGGCCAGAAGGTCGCGGCACGGAAGCAAAGAGAGATAGACTTGAAGGACATCGTGACCCACCTCGCGGTCGAAGGCCCGGGGGCGGTCGCGTTCAGCTTGCGGGCGGATCCGTCCGGGAGCGCCAAGCCAGCCGAGGTGCTGGCGGCGATCTTCGGAGAGGACGGCACGCCGCCCCGGGGAGTGAAGGTTTTGAAGGAAGGCGTGAGCTTCGCGAGGAGCGGGCATGGACGGCCGGAGCCGAGCCAGCCCCGCGCGCCTCGCTACCTCGACGCCTGA